In Chryseobacterium lactis, a single genomic region encodes these proteins:
- a CDS encoding serine hydrolase domain-containing protein, whose product MKKLWFLTALTVVFVTMNSCENDRPAEAPVTQPNAEKYQRIVDQFMAAGAVGVNVAVISPEGTWTGSGGLADREKNIKMLPDNRLRIGSMTKMFASATILKLQEEGLLNIKDKINQYLPHSITDRIANANEVTIEQCLNHRAGIRNYLQDISAGVFDGSIVNYSAEQTLQLIYDKPADDPVGKGYYSNSNYLLLSLIIKKVTGKPSYQVINEKVINPLGLKNTFASTTLPDKLTRSYYAETVNETLTDVTNIDNNGIGGEGAIDGGMISTASDIALFVESLLTNKILSPASMQQLQTFVDNDPNRLEPDLKYNKQYGLGVMKLDTNQGVALGHDGHVFGFGGKAYYFPKQKVTVCILLNTWSPKVVALLNAKDTFNLLF is encoded by the coding sequence ATGAAAAAACTATGGTTTCTAACAGCTCTGACTGTTGTTTTTGTTACAATGAATTCCTGTGAAAATGATCGGCCTGCAGAGGCACCGGTTACGCAACCTAACGCTGAAAAGTATCAGCGAATTGTTGATCAATTTATGGCTGCCGGTGCTGTAGGCGTAAACGTTGCTGTAATTTCTCCCGAAGGAACATGGACAGGATCCGGCGGATTGGCCGACAGGGAAAAAAATATCAAAATGTTACCTGATAACAGGCTTCGTATTGGAAGCATGACCAAAATGTTTGCTTCAGCCACTATTCTGAAGCTACAGGAAGAAGGTCTGCTGAATATCAAAGATAAAATCAATCAATATCTTCCTCATAGTATTACAGATCGTATTGCAAATGCCAACGAGGTAACGATTGAACAATGTCTTAATCATAGAGCAGGGATCCGAAATTATTTACAGGATATTTCTGCCGGTGTTTTTGACGGGAGTATTGTCAACTATTCTGCAGAGCAGACTCTTCAGCTGATTTATGATAAGCCTGCTGATGATCCGGTTGGAAAAGGATATTATAGTAATTCCAATTATCTTTTACTCTCTCTGATCATTAAAAAAGTAACAGGAAAGCCGTCGTACCAGGTGATTAATGAAAAAGTAATCAATCCGCTGGGATTGAAAAATACATTTGCCAGCACAACACTTCCGGATAAACTTACCAGATCCTATTATGCCGAAACCGTTAATGAAACCCTGACTGATGTAACCAATATAGACAATAACGGTATCGGAGGTGAGGGCGCAATCGATGGTGGAATGATTTCAACAGCTTCTGATATTGCCCTATTTGTAGAAAGTCTCTTAACGAATAAAATACTCTCTCCTGCTTCAATGCAGCAACTTCAAACTTTCGTGGATAATGATCCTAATCGTCTTGAGCCGGATCTTAAATACAATAAGCAGTACGGATTGGGAGTAATGAAACTGGATACAAACCAGGGAGTGGCCTTAGGGCATGACGGGCATGTATTTGGGTTTGGGGGGAAAGCATATTATTTTCCAAAGCAAAAAGTAACTGTATGTATACTCCTTAATACGTGGTCTCCGAAAGTAGTAGCACTGCTTAATGCAAAAGATACTTTCAATTTATTGTTTTGA
- a CDS encoding Crp/Fnr family transcriptional regulator: MKKTISCMNIDENTLRSFGGETIRYKPKEFVFKENEHSLYYFQITSGKVKLNTYNENGKEFIQNILGKNQSFGDPLLFIDRLYPTNAVSLETTEVIRIPKNNFLEMLEKHPDISLEMNACLSQRLYYNSLMVRNMASQDPIHRLQGLMDYLKSYYDGDCQHCFPVELTRQQIADLTGLRVETVIRTVKKMVNNQTIRLDGRRIFY, translated from the coding sequence ATGAAAAAAACAATAAGCTGCATGAATATCGATGAAAATACACTGCGTTCTTTTGGCGGGGAAACCATCAGGTATAAACCTAAAGAGTTTGTTTTCAAGGAAAATGAACACTCACTATATTATTTTCAGATTACCAGTGGTAAGGTAAAACTGAACACCTATAATGAGAATGGAAAAGAATTCATTCAGAATATTTTGGGGAAAAACCAGAGTTTTGGTGACCCACTTTTGTTTATTGACAGGTTATACCCCACCAATGCAGTGAGCCTGGAAACTACAGAAGTCATCAGAATTCCTAAAAATAACTTCCTGGAAATGCTGGAAAAGCATCCTGATATTTCTTTGGAAATGAATGCATGTTTATCCCAAAGATTGTATTACAACAGCCTGATGGTTCGCAATATGGCTTCTCAAGATCCCATTCACCGCCTTCAGGGTTTAATGGATTATCTGAAAAGCTATTATGACGGAGATTGTCAGCACTGTTTTCCCGTAGAACTTACCCGCCAGCAAATTGCAGACCTTACCGGTCTACGGGTGGAGACTGTTATCAGAACAGTAAAAAAAATGGTTAATAACCAAACGATAAGACTTGATGGCCGGAGGATTTTCTACTAG
- a CDS encoding alpha/beta fold hydrolase, translated as MAVINSTLRMHYVEAGDGEKVIVLIHGFPQTWWEWRFVIPVLVNHGFRVIAIDYRGTGDSWRPADGYDKRTMASDIYSLLTDHLKIQIPVVLIGHDIGLMIAYAYAQEYRRSVSQLVVIDAPLPGTEVFDKIRTDHRVWHFAFHNVRDLPEMLISGRERQYLQYFFNYRIYNTAAITEIDMDIFSQAYSAAGAIKAGLEVYRAFDQDILDNKESMAKNGKLSIPVLAVGGEMSTSGPFMKEMMEEVADNVVSIRVPKTAHWVVEENPGAFIKSLLQFLN; from the coding sequence ATGGCTGTTATTAACAGTACATTGCGCATGCATTATGTGGAGGCAGGAGATGGCGAAAAAGTCATTGTTCTGATACATGGTTTCCCACAAACTTGGTGGGAATGGCGGTTTGTGATACCTGTATTGGTGAATCATGGTTTTCGTGTCATTGCCATAGATTATCGCGGAACCGGCGATTCCTGGCGGCCGGCAGATGGTTATGATAAACGTACCATGGCCAGTGATATATATTCTTTATTAACGGATCATCTTAAAATACAAATCCCTGTCGTTCTTATTGGACATGATATCGGATTAATGATTGCATATGCCTATGCACAGGAATATCGTAGATCAGTGTCTCAACTGGTTGTCATAGATGCACCTTTACCCGGGACAGAAGTATTTGACAAAATAAGAACAGATCACAGAGTCTGGCATTTTGCATTTCATAATGTGCGGGATCTTCCTGAAATGCTGATTTCTGGCCGTGAACGGCAGTATTTACAGTATTTTTTCAATTATCGTATTTATAACACGGCTGCCATTACTGAAATTGATATGGATATTTTTAGTCAGGCCTATTCGGCAGCAGGTGCTATAAAAGCCGGATTGGAAGTTTATCGGGCATTTGACCAGGATATACTCGACAATAAAGAGAGCATGGCAAAAAATGGAAAACTATCTATTCCTGTTCTGGCAGTCGGAGGAGAAATGAGTACCAGTGGACCATTTATGAAAGAAATGATGGAAGAAGTGGCTGATAACGTTGTATCAATACGTGTTCCTAAAACCGCCCATTGGGTCGTTGAGGAAAATCCGGGTGCATTTATAAAAAGCCTATTACAATTTCTTAACTAA
- the trxB gene encoding thioredoxin-disulfide reductase: MEQNILDCVIVGSGPSGFTAAIYAARADLKPELYTGLEPGGQLTTTTEVDNFPGYPAGITGPEMMMDLQKQAERFDTKVHYEMITKAEFSKEVGGVHKLYAGNKEILAKSVIISTGATAKYLGLDDEKKYAGGGVSACATCDGFFYRGKDVVVVGAGDTAAEEATYLAKLCKKVTLLVRKDVFRASKAMIHRVENTPNIEVKFHHELIGIEGENSLVERAVIINNQTQEKSTVEVEGIFIAIGHKPNTDIFAGQVDLDENGYIVTEKGSSRTNLPGVFAAGDVQDHIYRQAITAAGSGCMAAMDAEKYLAELH; encoded by the coding sequence ATGGAGCAAAACATTTTAGATTGTGTGATCGTTGGATCTGGGCCTTCTGGTTTCACAGCTGCTATCTACGCAGCAAGAGCAGACTTGAAACCTGAATTATATACAGGTTTGGAGCCGGGCGGACAATTAACTACAACTACAGAAGTTGACAACTTCCCAGGATATCCGGCAGGAATTACAGGTCCTGAAATGATGATGGATCTGCAAAAACAGGCGGAAAGATTTGATACTAAAGTTCATTACGAAATGATCACTAAAGCTGAGTTTTCTAAAGAGGTTGGCGGTGTTCATAAATTATACGCAGGGAATAAAGAAATTTTAGCAAAATCGGTTATTATTTCTACAGGAGCTACTGCAAAATATCTTGGTCTTGATGACGAAAAAAAGTATGCGGGAGGAGGTGTTTCTGCTTGTGCTACTTGTGACGGATTTTTCTACAGAGGAAAAGATGTTGTGGTAGTAGGAGCAGGAGATACGGCAGCTGAAGAGGCTACTTATCTTGCGAAATTATGTAAGAAAGTAACATTGTTAGTGAGAAAAGATGTTTTCAGAGCTTCAAAAGCAATGATTCACAGAGTAGAAAACACTCCGAATATTGAAGTGAAGTTCCACCATGAATTAATCGGAATTGAAGGTGAAAATAGCTTAGTAGAAAGAGCGGTAATCATCAACAACCAAACTCAGGAGAAATCTACAGTAGAGGTTGAAGGAATTTTCATAGCAATTGGTCACAAACCGAATACAGATATCTTCGCAGGTCAGGTAGATCTTGATGAAAACGGATATATTGTTACTGAAAAAGGTTCTTCAAGAACAAATCTTCCTGGAGTATTTGCAGCAGGAGATGTTCAGGATCATATCTACAGACAGGCGATTACCGCTGCAGGAAGCGGATGTATGGCTGCTATGGATGCTGAAAAATATTTAGCTGAATTACACTAA
- a CDS encoding Lrp/AsnC family transcriptional regulator: MQLDKLHYAILNELQSDARSSNAAIGRKIGLTAPAVAERIKKLQEAGIIKGFSAVVDYSKLEYIHNVLIAVKLQPNMIASFLKETEKIEGIVKMIHTTGEYCFFLHLFLKSVEELTVLLDRFGKFGDTITYSILSVPIDYKPIHF; encoded by the coding sequence ATGCAATTAGACAAACTACATTATGCAATATTAAATGAGCTGCAATCAGACGCCAGATCAAGTAATGCTGCAATAGGCAGAAAAATAGGCCTTACCGCTCCGGCCGTTGCAGAACGCATCAAAAAATTACAGGAAGCAGGCATTATAAAAGGATTCTCTGCTGTTGTGGATTATTCAAAACTGGAATACATACACAATGTATTAATTGCCGTAAAGTTGCAGCCCAATATGATTGCATCCTTCTTAAAAGAGACTGAAAAAATAGAAGGGATTGTAAAAATGATTCATACCACAGGGGAATATTGTTTCTTTTTGCACCTTTTTCTGAAATCTGTAGAAGAGCTTACCGTACTCTTAGATCGCTTCGGTAAATTCGGAGATACCATCACTTACTCCATCTTGTCAGTACCTATTGATTATAAGCCCATTCATTTCTGA
- the holA gene encoding DNA polymerase III subunit delta produces the protein MKELDLILKNIKNKEVLPIYFFHGEEAYFIDLAVKALEHNFLEEDEKAFNQTVTYGKDSSYQEVLSLARQFPMMGDKQVIIVKEAQDLKFNEDENRILEAYVENPVPSTVLVFAHKHKKLDSRKKAAKALDKSNALFLSESVRDNNLPKWIADECVKLKIKTAPNISHLLAEYLGNDLSRIANELNKLKIILKEGEILDGNIVENHIGISKEYNVFELQKALGTKNANAAFKIAHFMGKNPKNNPFVMMLASLYNYFSNVIIYQTMAGQSPQTIASQMGVNPYFVKDYAESARLYPLKHATRVISILREFDMKGKGLGAVNMGEAELIKELVYKIINVDKIKMKV, from the coding sequence ATGAAAGAATTAGATTTAATCCTCAAAAATATTAAAAATAAAGAAGTTTTACCTATTTATTTTTTCCACGGAGAAGAAGCCTACTTTATTGATCTCGCTGTAAAAGCCCTTGAACACAACTTTTTGGAGGAGGATGAAAAAGCCTTTAACCAAACCGTTACTTACGGAAAAGATTCTTCTTATCAGGAAGTTCTCTCTCTGGCAAGACAGTTTCCTATGATGGGAGATAAGCAGGTGATCATCGTTAAAGAAGCTCAGGATCTTAAATTTAATGAAGATGAAAACCGAATTCTGGAAGCATATGTTGAAAATCCTGTTCCTTCCACGGTATTGGTTTTTGCCCACAAGCATAAAAAACTGGATAGCCGGAAAAAGGCTGCTAAAGCTTTAGATAAATCAAATGCACTTTTCCTGAGCGAATCTGTAAGGGACAATAATCTTCCAAAATGGATTGCCGACGAATGTGTAAAGCTGAAAATTAAAACAGCTCCCAATATTTCACATCTTTTGGCAGAATATCTTGGGAATGACCTTTCAAGAATTGCCAATGAACTGAATAAACTGAAAATTATCCTTAAAGAAGGAGAAATTCTTGACGGTAATATTGTTGAAAATCACATCGGAATTAGTAAAGAGTACAATGTTTTTGAACTGCAAAAGGCTTTAGGAACAAAAAATGCCAATGCGGCTTTTAAAATTGCTCATTTTATGGGTAAAAATCCGAAGAACAATCCTTTTGTGATGATGCTGGCAAGTCTGTACAATTACTTTTCAAATGTTATTATTTATCAGACAATGGCAGGGCAATCCCCTCAAACTATAGCATCTCAAATGGGCGTGAATCCGTATTTTGTAAAGGATTATGCGGAAAGCGCCAGATTGTATCCTCTGAAGCATGCCACAAGAGTCATTTCTATTTTAAGAGAATTTGATATGAAAGGAAAGGGGCTTGGAGCCGTAAATATGGGAGAGGCCGAGTTGATTAAAGAACTGGTGTATAAGATCATCAACGTTGATAAAATTAAAATGAAGGTCTAG
- a CDS encoding glycoside hydrolase gives MVVFKNNYISVRLWLVMFILCSCGTFKAKTIVAKDSTSTIITLNGPWKFKTGDHMEWTASDFDDSKWETVDLTAPVGAHDGDVGLSGYVSGWATRGYPRYSGYAWYRIKVSLEQVRGNVLALTGPPAIDDAYQLFVNGVLLGSAGDFSDPVPTAYSIQPRMFLLPANVRKEKWITIAFRVWMSEATLSQLPDAGGIHIAPELGDKSSIESKYRHQWGQTIKGYIVEVIEPILFILLAIMIFVLKPVKHYRWFIIALLLLALVRANQAFFYWFQWESAHEIDIVTTVILMPLVLGSWIIAWKDWYGLDRIDWITKIVAVLTLVYMSTQLLGLPWLFKSIPYSLFQKASEYIRLFFVLLMIYTLFRGIRQEGKKNLIYLPAALLLSIGLFSQEVSALHIQGIWFPYGVGVSRTQYVYAAFVIVMLLVLIYKKRSETKTV, from the coding sequence ATGGTAGTTTTTAAAAATAATTATATTTCCGTCAGACTGTGGCTTGTGATGTTTATCTTATGCTCATGTGGCACATTTAAAGCTAAAACCATAGTAGCAAAGGACTCAACGTCAACAATAATAACCTTAAACGGGCCATGGAAATTCAAGACAGGCGACCATATGGAATGGACTGCTTCAGATTTTGATGATTCAAAATGGGAAACGGTTGATCTTACAGCCCCTGTCGGAGCACACGATGGAGATGTAGGACTTTCCGGATATGTTTCTGGTTGGGCTACCAGAGGTTACCCACGATATTCTGGTTATGCGTGGTATCGGATTAAAGTTTCATTGGAACAAGTCAGGGGAAATGTACTGGCCTTAACCGGTCCTCCTGCCATTGATGATGCGTATCAATTATTCGTCAATGGAGTATTATTAGGCAGCGCAGGGGATTTTTCAGATCCGGTTCCCACTGCTTACAGTATACAGCCACGGATGTTTCTGCTGCCGGCAAATGTAAGAAAGGAAAAGTGGATTACAATTGCTTTCAGAGTGTGGATGAGCGAGGCTACATTAAGTCAGCTCCCTGATGCAGGAGGGATTCATATTGCTCCGGAGCTCGGTGATAAAAGCAGTATTGAATCAAAATACAGACATCAATGGGGACAAACAATCAAAGGATATATTGTGGAAGTTATTGAACCAATACTCTTCATTTTATTGGCTATCATGATCTTTGTTCTGAAACCCGTCAAACATTATCGATGGTTTATTATTGCTTTACTATTGTTGGCTTTAGTACGGGCTAACCAGGCTTTTTTCTACTGGTTTCAATGGGAATCTGCCCACGAAATTGATATTGTTACAACAGTAATTCTGATGCCCCTAGTACTCGGTTCCTGGATAATAGCATGGAAAGACTGGTACGGATTAGACAGAATAGACTGGATTACCAAAATTGTGGCAGTACTCACCTTAGTGTATATGAGCACACAGCTTTTAGGTCTTCCGTGGCTATTCAAATCTATTCCTTACAGTTTATTTCAGAAAGCGTCCGAATATATAAGACTATTTTTTGTTTTGTTGATGATCTATACATTATTCCGGGGGATCCGACAGGAAGGAAAAAAAAACTTGATTTATTTACCTGCCGCATTGCTGCTTTCTATAGGCTTATTCTCACAGGAAGTATCAGCTCTTCATATTCAGGGAATCTGGTTTCCATACGGTGTAGGAGTATCCCGTACTCAGTACGTTTATGCTGCTTTTGTAATCGTTATGCTTTTAGTATTAATTTATAAGAAAAGGTCGGAAACCAAAACTGTGTGA
- a CDS encoding aspartyl protease family protein — MFTQSFIKRSVLTASVFLYSSVALAQKTPLQILASGHMLVEAEIEGKKGNFIFDTGAGINLLLGNFYKSLGQKETYNYLTAFRATGEKMTVPLFKSKEITLNGKKFKDTWYATYDTEIKGIDGLISLAMLYDTEFIIDYTTKELIFPKEKLKSNKVMDIQLSTNADQSLDISTYILLNNTYKVNVLLDSGSGNDSFWFSDRLISTLGLKKENLQLREQKSEFNPDLITKFYVGNIPSVSTPFVTVEKPKVSFVEGLIYEGKTSINWLGKKLGFNLKEKKIYILD, encoded by the coding sequence ATGTTTACTCAATCATTTATTAAAAGATCGGTTCTTACTGCATCTGTATTTTTATATTCTTCAGTGGCTTTAGCCCAAAAAACACCCTTACAAATACTGGCTTCAGGACATATGCTGGTGGAAGCCGAGATAGAAGGAAAAAAAGGAAATTTCATTTTTGATACGGGAGCCGGCATCAATCTGTTGTTGGGCAACTTTTACAAAAGCCTGGGTCAGAAAGAAACGTATAACTACCTTACTGCTTTTCGCGCTACCGGTGAAAAAATGACGGTTCCTTTATTCAAATCTAAAGAGATTACGCTTAATGGCAAAAAGTTTAAAGATACCTGGTATGCAACTTATGACACGGAGATTAAGGGAATTGACGGTCTTATTTCTTTGGCCATGCTTTATGATACGGAATTCATCATCGATTATACCACTAAAGAACTTATATTTCCAAAAGAAAAACTGAAAAGCAATAAGGTAATGGATATTCAGCTATCAACCAATGCTGATCAATCCCTTGATATTTCAACTTATATTCTTTTGAATAATACCTATAAAGTTAATGTTCTTTTGGATTCCGGATCAGGTAATGATTCATTCTGGTTCAGTGATCGACTTATCAGTACTCTGGGATTGAAAAAAGAAAATTTACAGCTGCGTGAGCAAAAGAGCGAATTTAATCCTGACCTGATTACTAAATTTTATGTAGGGAATATCCCTTCTGTTTCAACTCCTTTTGTAACCGTTGAAAAGCCCAAAGTATCTTTTGTAGAAGGACTTATTTATGAAGGTAAAACAAGCATCAACTGGTTGGGTAAAAAACTTGGATTTAATCTTAAAGAAAAGAAAATCTATATTTTGGATTAA
- a CDS encoding DmpA family aminopeptidase, whose product MQLFIFGQKPRARDIGIPFSGTIGKFNAITDVKGVEVGYSTIISGQGKNNIGKGPVRTGVTTILPRGRNNNPVFANWYSLNGNGEMTGTTWVTESGFLETPIMITNTNSVGIVRDAVLKWFIDKHWYKEDWWYTYPVVAETYDGFLNDIYGFQIQEKNVYEALNTAKSGKLQEGNVGGGTGMMCLGFKGGTGTSSRIVKIGDDEYTVGALVQTNFGRKESLTISGVPIGKELDDTIGSELKLPSQSYRKEGDGSIIVVIATDAPLLPHQLKRIASRVPLGIGKVGGYGMNSSGDIFIAFSTANPEAFQRKDLSTVKSLPNDSMDPLFEATVQAVEESIINAMIAAETMEGVNGNKSYALPHQTVIDILKKYKRIP is encoded by the coding sequence ATGCAACTTTTTATATTTGGGCAAAAGCCACGAGCAAGGGATATAGGAATTCCATTTAGTGGAACTATAGGAAAATTCAATGCAATAACAGACGTAAAAGGAGTAGAAGTGGGGTATAGTACTATTATTTCAGGTCAGGGTAAAAATAATATAGGGAAAGGACCTGTCAGAACAGGTGTTACCACAATTCTGCCCAGAGGAAGAAACAATAATCCCGTTTTTGCCAATTGGTATTCACTTAATGGAAATGGTGAAATGACAGGAACAACCTGGGTAACAGAATCAGGATTTTTAGAAACACCAATTATGATTACCAATACCAATAGTGTAGGTATAGTGAGAGATGCTGTTCTTAAATGGTTTATTGACAAGCATTGGTATAAAGAAGATTGGTGGTATACCTATCCGGTTGTTGCAGAAACGTATGATGGATTTTTAAATGATATTTATGGCTTCCAGATTCAGGAAAAGAATGTGTATGAAGCACTTAATACGGCAAAATCAGGCAAACTTCAGGAGGGAAATGTAGGAGGCGGAACAGGAATGATGTGTCTTGGTTTTAAAGGAGGAACAGGGACTTCATCAAGAATAGTGAAAATAGGAGATGATGAGTATACAGTTGGTGCTCTTGTGCAGACTAATTTTGGACGAAAAGAGTCATTGACTATTTCTGGTGTGCCAATTGGGAAAGAACTCGATGATACGATAGGGAGTGAATTGAAATTGCCTTCTCAATCATATCGGAAAGAAGGCGATGGTTCTATAATAGTGGTTATCGCAACAGATGCACCATTACTTCCACATCAGCTAAAGCGTATTGCTTCCAGGGTTCCACTTGGAATCGGTAAAGTAGGTGGATACGGCATGAATAGTTCAGGAGATATTTTTATTGCTTTTTCTACCGCTAATCCTGAAGCTTTTCAAAGAAAGGATCTTTCAACTGTAAAATCACTTCCCAATGATTCGATGGATCCCTTGTTTGAAGCGACTGTACAGGCTGTAGAAGAATCTATCATTAACGCAATGATCGCCGCAGAAACAATGGAAGGTGTTAATGGAAACAAATCCTATGCGCTTCCTCATCAAACGGTGATTGATATCTTAAAAAAATATAAAAGAATACCATAA
- a CDS encoding VOC family protein gives MKKVTAIGGIFFKCKDPEQVNDWYKTHLGVETSPYGAKFDWIDADTDKKGYTLWSPFKESTQYFEPSAKDFMINYHVENIEALVEELKKEGVTMLDEIATYEYGKFVHIMDPEGNKIELFEPAGE, from the coding sequence ATGAAAAAAGTAACCGCTATCGGAGGGATTTTCTTTAAATGCAAAGATCCGGAACAAGTAAACGACTGGTACAAAACTCATCTTGGCGTAGAAACCAGCCCTTACGGAGCCAAATTCGATTGGATAGATGCTGATACCGATAAAAAAGGATATACACTTTGGAGTCCTTTTAAAGAGTCTACTCAATATTTTGAACCTTCTGCAAAGGACTTTATGATCAATTATCACGTAGAAAATATTGAAGCTTTGGTAGAGGAGTTAAAAAAAGAAGGGGTGACCATGCTTGATGAGATAGCTACTTATGAATACGGGAAATTTGTACACATCATGGATCCCGAAGGAAACAAGATTGAATTGTTTGAACCGGCAGGAGAGTAG
- a CDS encoding alpha/beta hydrolase, producing the protein MKYYITVLLVLLGFFSKAQENYAALTGKAFGVMEEAKDETGYRKALDLYEEAFRLYPKNIDGEGLHDASLLALKLKNKDKAFQYLTSLSLIKGDGVNFPGWSYIIGKNPEKEYKDLLSDPRWNTLKQKSAGDKKQFYNELQTKENEFYSTNKSSLNNIGSPEALYKEIRNFNPYRPKKDRDYSVSFKISDSVTTSFFIHLPQNYNPEKKYSLLFFLHGAVRNNELIDYQMAEWNLGGWNRYYTKYADQNDVILVFPRASKQYNWMLSDDGFSMIPEMLKQIKKTINIDDNNVFISGHSNGGTGSFSYLMKQSTPFAGFYGFNTYPKVFTGGTFVENIKNRSFINFSTDKDYYYPPNANDDFTKLMKGISADYKEYRYNGFPHWFPQFGESEPAYQIIFKDLRDRKRNPFPKKISWEFDDDRYGNVDWISNIKLDTLSKNINERKELNFKINKWLVYDENDSLMVKDVDKNAFDFPRKSGKIKAEYDRNVFHIETSDIKSFSINISPEAVDLKEKVKVYVNGKLYFDKKIKYDQDFLLKNFYNTQDREQVWVNYIEVKI; encoded by the coding sequence ATGAAATATTATATAACGGTGCTTCTTGTTCTGCTTGGTTTCTTTTCAAAGGCACAGGAAAATTACGCTGCATTAACTGGTAAAGCCTTCGGGGTAATGGAAGAGGCTAAAGACGAAACAGGTTACAGAAAAGCACTGGATCTATATGAAGAGGCATTCAGATTGTATCCTAAAAATATTGATGGAGAAGGATTGCATGATGCATCGCTTTTAGCTTTAAAATTAAAAAATAAAGATAAAGCATTTCAATATCTTACCTCACTTTCTTTAATAAAAGGAGATGGAGTCAATTTTCCTGGTTGGAGTTATATTATTGGAAAAAATCCTGAAAAAGAATATAAAGATCTGCTTTCAGATCCGAGATGGAATACGTTAAAGCAGAAATCTGCAGGGGACAAAAAGCAATTCTATAATGAGTTACAAACAAAGGAAAATGAATTTTATAGTACCAATAAAAGTTCACTGAATAATATCGGAAGTCCTGAAGCTTTATATAAAGAGATCAGAAATTTCAATCCTTACCGGCCAAAGAAAGATCGTGATTATTCAGTTTCATTCAAAATAAGTGATTCGGTTACAACTTCATTTTTTATCCATTTACCTCAAAATTATAATCCTGAGAAAAAATATTCTTTACTCTTTTTTCTTCACGGTGCGGTAAGAAATAATGAATTAATAGATTACCAGATGGCTGAATGGAATTTAGGAGGCTGGAACAGATATTATACAAAATATGCAGATCAGAATGATGTGATTTTGGTTTTTCCAAGGGCTAGTAAGCAATATAACTGGATGTTGTCTGATGATGGTTTTTCTATGATTCCGGAAATGCTTAAACAGATCAAAAAGACAATTAATATTGACGATAATAATGTTTTTATTTCAGGACATTCCAATGGAGGAACAGGTTCTTTTTCTTATCTGATGAAGCAATCGACGCCATTTGCAGGGTTTTATGGATTTAATACATATCCAAAAGTATTTACAGGAGGAACTTTTGTAGAGAATATTAAAAACCGCTCGTTTATCAATTTTTCAACAGATAAGGATTATTATTATCCGCCCAATGCGAATGATGATTTTACAAAACTGATGAAAGGAATATCTGCTGATTACAAAGAATATCGTTACAATGGATTTCCACATTGGTTTCCACAGTTTGGTGAATCGGAGCCTGCCTATCAGATCATTTTTAAAGATTTGAGAGACAGAAAAAGAAATCCGTTTCCGAAAAAGATTTCATGGGAATTCGATGACGACAGATATGGAAATGTTGATTGGATTTCCAATATAAAATTAGATACTTTAAGTAAGAATATCAACGAACGTAAAGAACTGAACTTTAAGATCAATAAGTGGTTGGTTTATGATGAAAATGATAGCTTAATGGTGAAGGACGTTGATAAAAATGCATTTGATTTTCCAAGGAAGTCAGGTAAAATAAAAGCTGAATATGATCGTAATGTTTTCCATATTGAGACATCCGACATTAAGTCCTTTTCAATCAATATCTCCCCTGAAGCCGTTGATCTGAAAGAAAAAGTAAAAGTATATGTTAATGGAAAACTTTATTTCGACAAAAAAATAAAATATGACCAGGATTTTTTACTTAAAAATTTTTACAATACTCAGGACCGGGAGCAGGTCTGGGTCAATTATATTGAGGTGAAAATATAA